A region of Caldisericia bacterium DNA encodes the following proteins:
- the nusA gene encoding transcription termination factor NusA, with product MSNELIEAIEEFEKQKGIPKEKILASLEDAIKIAYKKKFPNSGDIVVNIDKNSGEIKIYKRVKVVEEAQDSTEISLKEAKNIKRDVVLDEVLDIEILPEKLGFVAMQVAKQVLIQRIVALERETIYEEFKDKVGKVLTGKVSRIIGPDIFVKFERGEGRIPKNLKIPKEEYFVGKELKVYIVDVVKTPKGPDIILSRVDNNLLKYLLEKEIPEIIDGIVEIKGVVREPGERAKVAVHSYKSDIDPVGACIGTKGVRITNISKELAGEKIDIVRWSDDPKEYIKYALSPAKIDKVEIIDKRAIVILPQDQIPLAIGKEGINVKLASKLTGFSIELR from the coding sequence TTGTCCAACGAACTTATAGAAGCAATAGAAGAATTTGAGAAACAAAAAGGAATTCCAAAAGAAAAAATTTTGGCATCTCTTGAAGATGCCATTAAAATTGCTTATAAAAAAAAATTTCCAAATAGTGGAGATATTGTTGTTAATATAGATAAAAATAGTGGTGAAATTAAAATTTATAAAAGAGTAAAAGTTGTTGAAGAGGCTCAAGATTCTACTGAAATTTCTCTTAAAGAGGCTAAAAATATCAAAAGAGATGTCGTTTTAGATGAGGTTTTAGATATAGAGATACTTCCTGAAAAACTTGGTTTTGTTGCTATGCAAGTTGCAAAACAAGTTTTAATTCAAAGAATCGTTGCTCTGGAAAGAGAAACAATTTATGAGGAATTTAAAGATAAAGTTGGAAAAGTATTAACTGGTAAAGTTTCAAGAATAATCGGACCAGATATTTTTGTTAAATTTGAAAGAGGTGAAGGAAGAATTCCTAAAAACTTAAAAATTCCAAAAGAAGAATATTTTGTAGGAAAAGAACTAAAAGTATACATTGTTGATGTAGTTAAAACTCCAAAAGGACCAGATATTATTTTATCAAGAGTTGACAACAATCTTTTAAAATATCTTCTTGAAAAAGAGATACCTGAGATAATTGATGGCATTGTTGAAATTAAAGGAGTTGTAAGAGAGCCTGGAGAAAGAGCAAAGGTTGCTGTTCACTCATATAAAAGCGATATTGATCCTGTTGGAGCATGTATTGGTACAAAAGGAGTTAGAATAACAAATATTTCAAAAGAATTGGCAGGTGAAAAAATAGATATTGTAAGGTGGTCAGATGATCCAAAAGAATATATAAAATATGCTCTATCTCCTGCAAAAATTGATAAAGTTGAAATAATTGATAAAAGAGCAATTGTAATTCTTCCACAGGATCAAATACCTCTTGCAATAGGAAAAGAAGGAATAAATGTTAAACTTGCTTCAAAACTTACTGGTTTTTCAATTGAACTTAGATAA
- a CDS encoding glycosyltransferase yields MIVNTTILTLLLTFIGIYYLFLYLISFVYKRPKINGFKDEYFYFIFIPAKNEEKVIKKTVENFLKFNSNNFRLIILNDNSKDNTRAIVSSFFDKDKRVVLLDRIDLENKIGKGAVLNFGFKQILFMLRHNFLEPLNLSNDFLKKYDYEHIIIGVFDADAKPYSFSLNRISDYFKDFNLDAIQTMIRIYNREKSLLAKMQDIEFIGFSQIIQKGRASLGSVGLGGNGQFAKISSLLKLGETPWGNTLTEDLELGLRLISRGLKLGYADDIITEQEGVENIIGLIKQRGRWLQGHLSNWIYIPKILLSKSSFITKLDSIFYLTFVSTVFLVFLSVSFSFLSFLKIIFVKNEILNYFHNINNFIGFIVLITISFIFIPIFFTGLNNFYKVNIFKKVIFIILFAFYTYIWIPSFFIALFKLIFKITIWVKTERFVIEEYHLPKLEKVYENEKRAYPRINLNFLTLIEDKPAMLLDYSNGGIGILTKYDNFNDEINIKIKELNIEKAGKIVYKLPIENNLYRIGIKFT; encoded by the coding sequence ATGATTGTTAATACTACAATTTTAACACTTTTATTAACTTTTATTGGTATATATTATTTATTTTTATATCTAATCTCTTTTGTTTATAAGAGACCTAAAATTAATGGTTTTAAGGATGAATATTTTTATTTCATTTTTATACCTGCTAAAAATGAAGAAAAAGTTATTAAAAAAACAGTTGAAAATTTTCTAAAATTCAATAGTAACAATTTTAGATTAATAATATTGAATGATAACTCTAAAGATAATACTCGAGCAATTGTATCTTCTTTTTTTGATAAAGACAAAAGGGTAGTTTTGTTAGATAGAATAGATTTAGAAAATAAAATTGGTAAAGGCGCAGTTTTAAATTTTGGTTTTAAACAAATTCTTTTTATGCTTAGACATAATTTTTTAGAACCTTTAAATTTATCAAATGACTTTTTAAAAAAATATGATTATGAACATATAATAATTGGTGTTTTTGATGCTGATGCAAAACCATATAGTTTTTCATTAAATAGAATAAGTGATTATTTTAAAGATTTTAATTTAGATGCAATCCAAACAATGATCAGAATTTACAATAGAGAAAAATCTCTACTTGCAAAGATGCAAGATATAGAATTTATAGGCTTTAGTCAAATTATTCAAAAAGGAAGAGCAAGTCTTGGAAGTGTAGGATTAGGGGGAAATGGTCAGTTTGCAAAAATATCATCTCTTCTTAAATTAGGCGAAACACCTTGGGGTAATACTCTAACAGAAGATTTAGAATTGGGTTTAAGATTAATTTCAAGAGGATTAAAATTAGGATATGCAGATGATATTATTACTGAACAAGAGGGTGTTGAAAATATAATTGGTTTAATAAAACAAAGAGGTAGATGGTTACAAGGCCATTTATCTAATTGGATATACATTCCAAAAATTTTATTATCAAAATCAAGTTTTATAACAAAATTAGATTCAATTTTTTATTTAACATTTGTCTCTACTGTATTTCTTGTTTTTTTGAGTGTATCTTTTTCATTTTTAAGTTTCTTGAAAATTATTTTTGTAAAAAATGAAATTTTAAACTATTTTCATAATATAAATAATTTTATTGGATTTATTGTTTTAATAACTATATCTTTTATTTTTATACCCATTTTTTTCACTGGATTAAATAATTTTTATAAAGTTAATATATTTAAAAAGGTTATATTTATCATCTTATTTGCATTTTATACATATATTTGGATTCCAAGTTTCTTTATTGCTTTATTTAAATTGATTTTTAAAATAACAATATGGGTAAAAACTGAAAGATTTGTAATAGAAGAATATCATTTACCGAAATTAGAGAAAGTTTATGAAAATGAAAAGAGAGCATACCCTAGAATAAATTTAAATTTTTTAACTTTAATTGAAGATAAACCAGCTATGTTATTAGATTATAGCAATGGAGGTATAGGAATTTTAACAAAATATGATAATTTTAATGATGAAATTAATATAAAAATAAAAGAGTTAAACATTGAAAAAGCAGGAAAAATAGTTTATAAATTGCCAATAGAAAATAATTTATATAGAATTGGAATTAAATTTACATAA
- a CDS encoding WecB/TagA/CpsF family glycosyltransferase, with product MKKFLGYNLYPLTFEETKEKIINFLKEDKKRVITPINPEKIVKSLNDAKLKEILENSDLLLPDGYGIVIASKILGIGIKERITGIDMFEALLKYGDKENLSIYFLGAKEDVVKAVIEKVKKEFKGIKIAGFHNGFFSDPNEVLEDMKDKKIDILFVAMGSPKQEYFIYDNLKYINAKISMGVGGSFDVFSGKIKRAPKLIRKLGLEWFYRFILEPKKRFPRVLLLFKFIFIILKEKFKIGKS from the coding sequence ATGAAAAAATTTTTAGGATACAATTTATATCCTTTAACATTTGAAGAAACAAAGGAAAAAATAATTAATTTTTTAAAAGAAGATAAAAAAAGAGTTATAACTCCAATTAATCCAGAAAAGATTGTAAAAAGTTTAAACGATGCTAAATTAAAGGAGATTTTAGAAAATTCAGATCTGCTTTTACCTGATGGATATGGAATTGTTATTGCATCAAAAATTCTTGGAATTGGTATTAAAGAAAGAATCACAGGAATAGATATGTTTGAGGCTCTTCTTAAATATGGAGATAAAGAAAATCTATCTATTTATTTTTTGGGTGCAAAAGAAGATGTAGTTAAGGCTGTTATTGAGAAAGTTAAAAAGGAGTTTAAAGGAATAAAAATTGCGGGTTTCCACAACGGTTTTTTCTCTGATCCAAATGAAGTTTTAGAAGATATGAAAGATAAAAAAATTGATATTTTATTTGTTGCTATGGGAAGTCCAAAACAAGAGTATTTCATTTATGATAATTTAAAATATATAAATGCAAAAATTTCAATGGGAGTAGGTGGAAGTTTTGATGTATTTTCAGGAAAAATAAAAAGAGCACCAAAACTCATTAGAAAATTAGGTCTTGAATGGTTTTATAGATTTATTCTTGAACCTAAAAAAAGATTTCCAAGAGTATTACTTTTATTTAAATTTATATTTATTATTTTAAAGGAGAAATTTAAAATTGGAAAAAGTTGA
- a CDS encoding WecB/TagA/CpsF family glycosyltransferase, producing the protein MEKVDILGIKVDNLTQDEVLQRLIHFIKEKKFHLIFTINSENATKVLENKKFFEVIKNADLIIPDGIGIIIASKILKKPLKERIPGIDISYKLMEVADKEGYKIVLIGGKEGISEKAKENLKKVFKNLNIIKTYSGYFCEDEEEKIVSEIEMIKPDILLVGMGSEKQEIWIWKHKDRFKNIGVCIGVGGTLDIWAGEKKRAPKFIQKMGLEWLYRVLIEPKRFFRIIKIFRFIYFIFIERWKRSF; encoded by the coding sequence TTGGAAAAAGTTGATATTCTTGGAATAAAAGTTGATAATCTAACTCAAGATGAGGTTCTTCAAAGATTAATTCATTTTATAAAAGAAAAAAAATTTCATCTTATTTTTACAATAAATTCTGAAAATGCAACAAAAGTTTTAGAAAACAAAAAATTTTTTGAAGTTATAAAAAATGCTGATTTAATTATTCCTGATGGAATTGGTATTATTATTGCATCAAAAATTTTAAAAAAGCCTCTTAAAGAGAGGATTCCAGGAATTGATATTTCTTATAAATTAATGGAGGTTGCAGATAAAGAAGGTTATAAAATTGTTCTAATAGGAGGAAAAGAGGGTATTAGTGAAAAGGCAAAAGAAAATTTAAAAAAAGTTTTTAAAAACTTAAATATTATAAAAACTTATAGTGGATATTTTTGTGAAGATGAAGAAGAAAAAATTGTTTCAGAGATTGAAATGATAAAACCTGATATTCTACTTGTTGGAATGGGATCAGAAAAACAAGAGATATGGATTTGGAAACATAAAGATAGATTTAAAAATATTGGAGTTTGTATTGGAGTTGGTGGAACTCTTGACATTTGGGCTGGAGAAAAGAAGAGGGCGCCAAAGTTTATTCAAAAAATGGGGTTAGAGTGGTTATATAGAGTTTTAATAGAACCAAAAAGATTTTTTAGAATAATTAAAATTTTTAGATTTATTTATTTTATATTTATTGAAAGATGGAAAAGGTCCTTTTAG
- a CDS encoding polysaccharide pyruvyl transferase family protein: MEKVLLGGFFGFENIGDDAILLSEIKFLKDSGFKPIILTNKGKSIFNEEGINRYNFIEIFKRRKEFKFFILGGGGLFQDKTSFRSLLYYIFLIKFMKFLRKKVILLNVGIGPILRGISRKLLFNALKICDLIFLRDLYSYNFYKNLENKYLSSDSSFYLDVVKQKKENKIGVSLRDFDKLDLKKFKLFLDGIKNTTSQDLEFIVFSKEEINIAEELNLNYFYSNDPIKIIEKIGKFDFLIGTRYHSVIFSIMMETPFIAFVYDIKVKNLIDEIGLENLIYPGEDLQIWLKKFYENFEKKDYLKNVLIEKKREFKERVSFSFEKMIEFIKNEYL, from the coding sequence ATGGAAAAGGTCCTTTTAGGTGGATTTTTTGGATTTGAAAATATAGGAGATGATGCAATTCTTCTTTCAGAAATAAAATTTCTTAAAGATAGTGGATTTAAACCTATAATCCTTACAAATAAAGGAAAATCAATTTTTAATGAAGAGGGAATTAATAGATACAATTTTATTGAAATCTTTAAAAGAAGAAAAGAATTTAAATTTTTTATTCTTGGTGGAGGTGGTTTATTTCAAGATAAAACAAGTTTTAGAAGTTTACTTTATTACATTTTTTTAATTAAATTTATGAAATTTTTAAGAAAAAAAGTAATTTTATTAAATGTTGGAATTGGCCCAATTTTAAGAGGTATATCAAGAAAGTTGCTTTTTAATGCTTTAAAAATTTGCGATCTTATCTTTTTAAGAGATTTATACTCATATAATTTTTATAAAAATTTAGAAAATAAATATTTATCCTCAGATTCTTCTTTTTATTTAGATGTAGTGAAACAAAAAAAAGAAAATAAAATTGGAGTTTCTTTAAGAGATTTTGATAAACTAGATTTAAAAAAATTTAAACTATTTTTAGATGGAATTAAAAATACTACTTCTCAAGATTTAGAATTTATTGTTTTTTCAAAAGAAGAGATAAATATTGCAGAAGAATTAAATTTAAATTACTTTTATTCTAATGATCCTATTAAAATTATCGAAAAAATAGGTAAATTTGATTTTTTAATTGGAACAAGATATCATTCGGTTATTTTTTCAATTATGATGGAAACTCCTTTTATTGCTTTTGTATATGATATAAAAGTTAAAAATTTGATTGATGAAATTGGTTTAGAAAATTTAATCTATCCAGGAGAGGATCTTCAAATTTGGCTAAAAAAATTTTATGAAAATTTTGAAAAAAAAGATTATTTGAAAAATGTTTTAATAGAAAAGAAAAGAGAATTTAAAGAAAGAGTTAGTTTTTCTTTTGAGAAAATGATTGAATTTATAAAAAATGAATATCTTTGA
- a CDS encoding phosphoribosyltransferase family protein, with translation MNIFDIFSFIFINECIYCGKEYDGTVCTDCRKKIFIRGISKTQLNNKLYYLTLYNKNGEILIDYLKNRKYLSIINYLIEESLFLLKEDFDFVTAVPSLKFLSYIPNHLEIFSKEFAKIKNIKFIEFIAKNKKTKSQVILSLKERFLNPMDAFILRRDYKNLIKGSKILLIDDVYTTGSTLRECEKLLMNSGANVISLVFSKAILNI, from the coding sequence ATGAATATCTTTGACATCTTTTCGTTTATTTTTATAAATGAATGTATTTATTGTGGAAAAGAATATGATGGAACAGTTTGCACAGATTGTAGAAAAAAGATATTTATAAGGGGTATTTCAAAAACACAATTAAACAATAAGTTATATTATCTTACACTATACAATAAAAATGGAGAAATTCTAATTGATTATTTAAAAAATAGAAAATATTTATCAATTATAAATTATTTAATAGAAGAATCACTTTTTTTATTAAAAGAAGATTTTGATTTTGTTACTGCTGTTCCATCTCTTAAATTTTTATCATATATTCCAAATCATCTTGAAATTTTTTCTAAGGAGTTTGCAAAAATAAAAAATATAAAATTTATAGAATTTATTGCTAAAAATAAAAAAACAAAAAGTCAAGTGATTCTTTCATTAAAAGAAAGATTTTTAAATCCAATGGATGCTTTTATTTTAAGAAGAGATTACAAAAATTTAATTAAAGGAAGTAAAATTTTACTTATAGATGATGTTTATACGACTGGATCAACTTTAAGGGAGTGTGAAAAATTGTTAATGAATAGTGGAGCAAATGTTATCTCTCTTGTTTTTTCAAAAGCAATTTTAAATATTTAA
- the ndk gene encoding nucleoside-diphosphate kinase, with product MEKTLLILKPDAFKRCLVGEIIKRVEMKGFKIINMKFEYLSKEKAEKLYEVHKGKDFFEKLVNFMISGPILAIEVEAPNAILLMRKLIGATKPEEREMGSIRGDLAIDLTENLVHASDSRENYEFERKVIFGE from the coding sequence GTGGAAAAAACACTTTTAATTTTAAAACCTGACGCTTTCAAAAGATGTCTTGTTGGTGAAATAATTAAAAGAGTTGAAATGAAAGGGTTTAAAATTATTAATATGAAATTTGAATATCTTTCAAAAGAAAAAGCAGAAAAATTATATGAAGTTCATAAAGGTAAGGATTTTTTTGAAAAACTTGTAAATTTTATGATTTCTGGTCCTATACTTGCAATTGAAGTTGAGGCTCCTAATGCAATTCTTCTTATGAGAAAACTTATTGGTGCAACAAAGCCAGAAGAAAGAGAGATGGGGTCAATTAGAGGAGATCTTGCAATAGATCTTACAGAAAATTTAGTTCATGCATCAGATTCAAGAGAAAATTATGAATTTGAAAGAAAAGTTATTTTTGGAGAGTAA